One window of Desulfosoma sp. genomic DNA carries:
- a CDS encoding GNAT family N-acetyltransferase yields the protein MVWTRHWQTLYRQRIGDAAQILTKVLQDGCRVFVGSAAAEPQHLVRAMLKVLPGYRDVEIFQALSMGALPEDWSDLSKHARLRTFFLGPKSRKAANSGLADYIPLYFSQVPKLLREESALGRDVSLIQVSPPDDHGFCSLGIGVDIAKIAAEHSQVVIAQVNPCMPRTLGDSFLHVSRIHHFVEYEEPLLELTYGEKSAMAERMARYVSSLIEDGATIQVGLGRITNAVLRLLVDKRDLGVHSEMITDAHLELIRKGVITGRRKSLHRGKVITSFCVGSRQLYDFVHNNPQVEFHPIDYVNDSRVISQNDYMTAINSALEIDLTGQVCADSIGQKIYSGIGGYVDFMLGASSAYRGKSIIVLPSTSPDGRKSRIVSRLTDGAGVVSSRSAVQYVVTEFGIASLHGKTIRERALALINIAHPKFRERLLEEAKQLRYVYQDQILPPIFEPLYPGQWETHQIFPENEKVFFRPIKPTDERALQEFFYSLPDQDIYYRFLSAMRVFPHRDTQAMCNIDYQQEMAIVGVIGEIGAETIIALGRYILDQKTNMAEVDFAVRAEWQRKGIGTFLLHYLCEIAKTKGITGFTAYVLASNRKMLSVFHKVGYVVHSTLEDGIYEISFRFDQPSQVCLTE from the coding sequence ATGGTCTGGACGCGTCACTGGCAGACTCTTTATCGCCAACGAATAGGGGACGCTGCACAGATTCTTACCAAAGTGCTGCAAGATGGTTGCCGAGTTTTTGTGGGGTCAGCGGCGGCCGAACCGCAGCATCTTGTCCGGGCCATGCTCAAGGTGCTTCCCGGGTATCGAGACGTGGAAATCTTTCAGGCTCTGTCCATGGGAGCTCTTCCTGAAGATTGGTCCGATCTTTCCAAGCACGCTCGATTGCGTACCTTTTTCCTTGGGCCCAAGAGCCGTAAGGCGGCCAATTCAGGGCTTGCGGACTACATTCCTCTTTATTTCAGCCAGGTGCCCAAGCTTCTTCGGGAAGAAAGTGCTTTGGGACGAGATGTAAGTCTCATTCAAGTGTCCCCGCCCGACGACCATGGTTTTTGTTCCTTGGGTATCGGGGTCGACATTGCCAAGATTGCCGCGGAACATTCCCAGGTGGTCATCGCTCAAGTAAACCCTTGCATGCCTCGAACGCTGGGGGACAGTTTTCTGCATGTCAGCCGCATTCATCATTTTGTGGAATATGAAGAACCCCTTTTGGAACTGACCTACGGGGAAAAGAGCGCCATGGCTGAACGCATGGCGCGCTATGTCTCCAGCCTGATTGAAGACGGCGCTACCATTCAAGTGGGCTTGGGACGGATTACCAATGCGGTGCTTCGCCTTCTCGTGGACAAGAGAGACCTGGGCGTTCATTCGGAAATGATCACCGACGCCCATTTGGAACTCATTCGCAAAGGGGTCATCACGGGCCGTCGTAAATCCCTTCACCGCGGCAAGGTGATCACCAGTTTTTGTGTCGGATCCCGTCAGCTTTACGACTTTGTTCACAACAACCCACAAGTTGAATTTCACCCTATTGACTATGTCAACGACAGTCGCGTCATCAGCCAAAACGACTACATGACGGCCATCAATTCCGCTCTGGAAATCGACCTCACAGGCCAGGTTTGCGCCGATTCCATAGGACAAAAGATCTACAGCGGTATTGGCGGGTATGTGGATTTTATGCTCGGGGCTTCCAGCGCATACCGCGGAAAATCCATCATCGTCTTACCTTCCACCAGCCCTGATGGAAGAAAGTCCCGCATCGTGAGTCGTTTGACAGACGGTGCCGGGGTGGTGAGTTCCCGCAGTGCGGTGCAATACGTGGTCACCGAATTCGGTATCGCCTCGCTCCATGGCAAGACCATTCGAGAAAGAGCTCTTGCCTTGATTAACATCGCGCATCCAAAATTCCGGGAAAGACTCTTGGAGGAAGCTAAACAACTTCGCTATGTCTACCAAGATCAGATTCTTCCTCCCATCTTTGAGCCTCTTTATCCCGGACAGTGGGAAACACATCAGATCTTTCCGGAAAACGAAAAGGTCTTTTTCAGGCCCATCAAACCCACAGATGAAAGAGCGCTTCAGGAATTTTTCTATTCCCTGCCGGACCAAGACATTTATTATCGATTCCTTTCGGCCATGCGGGTCTTTCCTCATCGGGACACCCAGGCCATGTGCAATATCGACTACCAACAGGAAATGGCCATTGTGGGGGTGATCGGAGAAATAGGGGCCGAGACGATTATTGCTCTGGGCCGCTATATTCTGGACCAAAAGACTAACATGGCTGAAGTAGACTTTGCGGTGCGTGCGGAATGGCAACGCAAAGGTATCGGAACCTTTCTACTTCACTACTTATGCGAAATCGCCAAGACCAAAGGGATTACAGGCTTTACGGCCTACGTGCTAGCCTCCAACAGAAAAATGCTCTCTGTTTTTCATAAAGTCGGCTATGTGGTTCACAGCACCTTGGAAGACGGCATCTATGAAATTTCTTTTCGCTTTGACCAGCCGTCTCAAGTATGCTTGACAGAGTGA
- the minC gene encoding septum site-determining protein MinC — protein sequence MLTRIPPQPTFQIKADRDGFVLLLPAQVPFENLLGELRKKVMESRGFFQKARMILDLRERDFHVDEVQVIRTLLEDVGGIQLHEIRLGKNLHPFLTWVSGLLGISVKVPETNSEIGKIFHENKLEKATETAEAPLVVRQTCRSGTRIESPAELIILGDVNPGAEILAARDIIVFGTLRGIAHAGIYGDRSAKIWGLHIEPQQLRIADVVAVPPRERTIKPKRYEVAEIQGDRIQVTRY from the coding sequence ATGCTCACACGCATCCCTCCACAGCCGACTTTTCAGATCAAGGCGGACCGTGACGGCTTTGTGCTCCTCCTGCCCGCACAAGTGCCTTTTGAGAATCTGTTGGGTGAACTGCGTAAAAAAGTGATGGAGTCCCGAGGCTTTTTTCAAAAAGCTCGCATGATTCTAGACCTAAGGGAACGGGATTTTCACGTGGACGAAGTTCAGGTCATTCGAACCCTTTTGGAAGACGTGGGAGGAATTCAGCTCCATGAAATTCGTCTCGGCAAGAACTTGCATCCCTTTCTCACATGGGTCTCGGGGCTCCTAGGCATTTCGGTCAAGGTTCCCGAAACGAATTCCGAAATAGGAAAGATCTTTCATGAAAATAAATTGGAGAAGGCAACAGAGACTGCGGAGGCTCCTCTGGTGGTGCGTCAGACATGCCGCTCGGGAACTCGCATTGAATCTCCAGCCGAACTGATCATTCTTGGCGACGTCAATCCTGGAGCCGAAATTCTCGCGGCTCGAGATATCATTGTTTTCGGCACATTGAGAGGGATTGCTCATGCGGGTATCTACGGTGATCGATCCGCCAAGATCTGGGGACTTCACATAGAACCTCAGCAATTACGCATCGCCGACGTGGTGGCGGTTCCTCCTCGAGAACGAACCATAAAGCCCAAGCGATACGAGGTGGCGGAAATCCAGGGGGACCGGATTCAGGTGACCCGTTATTAA
- the minD gene encoding septum site-determining protein MinD has product MAGQTLVVTSGKGGVGKTTTVANLGTALAQKGYKVVLIDADIGLRNLDVVMGLENRIVYNLVDIVEGKCRIEQAMIRDRKLKTLHVIPAAQTREKDAVTPEQMKTLCEQLAAENDYVIVDCPAGIERGFKNAVAGAQKALVVTTPEVSAIRDADRVIGLLEANMLKDIHLIINRLNAKMVKKGDMMSTADIVSLLSIPLIGVIPESSEVVVSTNRGVPLVHERGSRAGQAFQKIAARLNGENVPLDEEEESGFLSRFKRIFGG; this is encoded by the coding sequence ATGGCAGGACAGACGTTGGTTGTCACATCAGGAAAGGGGGGCGTCGGCAAGACCACGACCGTCGCCAATTTGGGGACAGCCCTGGCACAAAAGGGCTACAAAGTCGTCCTCATCGATGCGGACATTGGTCTGCGTAACCTCGATGTGGTCATGGGTTTGGAAAATAGAATCGTTTACAATCTGGTGGATATTGTGGAAGGAAAATGTCGTATCGAACAGGCCATGATTCGGGACCGCAAGCTGAAGACGCTCCATGTCATTCCTGCCGCGCAGACTCGAGAAAAAGATGCTGTGACGCCAGAACAGATGAAAACCTTGTGTGAGCAGCTGGCGGCGGAAAATGACTATGTCATTGTGGACTGTCCCGCCGGGATTGAACGCGGTTTTAAAAACGCTGTTGCCGGAGCGCAAAAGGCTCTGGTGGTGACGACACCGGAAGTTTCCGCCATTCGAGATGCGGACCGAGTTATCGGTCTTCTGGAAGCCAATATGCTCAAGGATATTCATCTCATCATCAACCGCCTCAACGCCAAGATGGTCAAGAAAGGGGACATGATGTCTACGGCAGATATCGTCTCCTTGCTTTCCATTCCGCTTATCGGCGTCATTCCGGAAAGTAGTGAAGTGGTGGTGTCCACCAATAGGGGTGTTCCTCTGGTGCATGAGCGAGGCAGTCGAGCTGGGCAAGCTTTTCAAAAAATCGCCGCCAGACTGAACGGCGAAAATGTCCCCTTGGATGAGGAAGAGGAGAGCGGATTTCTGAGTCGATTCAAGCGGATTTTCGGCGGCTGA
- the minE gene encoding cell division topological specificity factor MinE has translation MLKAIQNFFRHRGSADTAKQRLGVVLMHDRLDISPQLMEAIKNDIIDVLSRYMEIDRGSIKVDFEKGKDYTALVSNVQVKRVYRNVPAT, from the coding sequence ATGTTAAAAGCGATCCAGAATTTCTTCCGGCATAGGGGAAGCGCCGATACGGCCAAACAGCGCCTGGGTGTCGTCCTCATGCACGACAGGCTTGACATTTCTCCGCAACTTATGGAAGCCATCAAAAACGATATTATTGATGTCTTGTCCCGGTACATGGAAATCGACCGAGGAAGCATCAAGGTGGACTTCGAGAAGGGTAAAGACTACACGGCCCTGGTTTCCAATGTGCAGGTCAAGCGGGTGTACCGGAATGTCCCGGCAACCTGA
- a CDS encoding MoaD/ThiS family protein gives MPLLVLLAATLRQHVRDYDPMTGLTVSVPEGITVKALAQQLGLPEEDVKLIMVNGVASSWNTILQGDERVAFFPPVGGG, from the coding sequence ATGCCTCTGCTGGTGCTTCTTGCCGCTACACTGCGACAGCATGTTCGTGACTATGACCCCATGACGGGTTTAACGGTGAGCGTTCCTGAAGGAATCACCGTGAAAGCTTTGGCGCAGCAGTTGGGTCTGCCCGAAGAAGATGTGAAGCTGATCATGGTTAACGGTGTGGCCTCCTCATGGAATACAATCCTTCAGGGCGATGAACGGGTAGCCTTTTTTCCGCCCGTGGGAGGCGGCTGA
- the uvrA gene encoding excinuclease ABC subunit UvrA produces MDLKQFAEEAAAIRLRGVRQHNLKNLNLDIPLYHLIAISGVSGSGKSSLALHTLYAEGQRRYIETFSPYARQFLERMDRPDADAIEGIPPSIAIESAVTVRSSRSTVGTMTEITDHLKYLYALAAVPHCPKCGDPIRQEDPESVLERLKDLPATARVLVAFPYRSTGKKWVQDLVSQGFLRVYVSNTVLDLETLSRKEIAETSEKEIFVVVDRLAWAKAEPPRVLDSLRTAFMMGRGEAAVVVMEGETFRFSQDLRCARCGVGVEPPSPNLFSFNSPLGACPQCRGFGRIIDVDLDLVIPDQKLSLKQGAIRPWTPDRMEYEELLDFCRKENIPIHVPFRELSEEDRRKIIEGHKDWYGIRGFFQWLESKTYKMHVRVFLSRYRAYVPCSLCGGRRYRDAARVYRLHGVTIDELCSWSVKRCLAFFVDLAETYPKESAPALLVSEIHHRLQFLSDVGLDYLTLDRQSRTLSGGEVQRVHLTRALGSALTNVLYVLDEPSVGLHARDQERLMGPLRRLVSLGNTVIFVEHDPDMLRKADVVIDMGPGGGDQGGEILYTGSPQGLAHVPQSLTGRYLQAAENFSDPGQKRRPVSRFGRSIIVKGATENNLKNLTVSFPLGCLIGVSGVSGSGKSTLVETVLYNGWRRLRGLPGEPAGRFESMKGIHAVSDMILVDQKPVGRSPRANLLTYTKVLDPLRKLFAATPEARLRGYGEGHFSFNVPGGRCDQCKGEGFLKVEMQFLADVYVRCPVCDGRRFRREVLDVRLRGLSIADVLEKTARELLEVFDDVDSIRKALEPVTAIGLDYLRLGQPLTMLSGGEAQRVKLLRYLSGHEPVSKNKGIFFILDEPTVGLHPHDLQKLITILHQLVEKGHTVLVVEHNLELLRACDWIIDLGPEGGEDGGRLVVCGTPEQVATHEGSHTGRYLRERGFVKGDAITSKTENYNYSPISKPQHGEKPSHIIVRGAREHNLKVQELQLPLNRMTVLTGLSGSGKSSLAFDILFAEGQRRYLECLSTFVRQYFKIMEKPDVDQILGLPPTVAIEQRTSQLGRKSTVGTITEIYHFLRLAFARLGHQHCVVCGLPLQAMNPETIVHRVEMVLKERPGLLLAPLVRGRKGIYKDLFLRLRTMGFKKVRIDGVVQPLAPLVPTIARHREHDIEVVVLDTEAGPRSSDGSWQRLIREALRLGGGTIIVSSAEDFFFSQHLMCPKCEKSYAPLDPRLFSFNSRHGMCMRCEGTGLDGERPCPECDGSRLNAQARAVRLKGFSITELADLPLGVFQNTWNNLSFEGIERPVADPISREINERVGFLMNVGLDYLTLNRSGETLSGGEAQRIRLAAQLGSNLRGVCYILDEPTIGLHPVDHQKLLKNLRRLTDKGNTVLVVEHDEDSMRAADHVVELGPGAGGDGGRVVAQGRFLDLVQSSDTLTGTWFGRSSFSWISTPKRSIPGLDGWLVLRGAHANNLKNIDVRIPLGAFVCVTGVSGSGKSSLVYDVLKEALKAVRTTGRLSEKIPLNSLEGYEVVRRLVEVDHTPIGRTPRSTPATYVGIWDEIRKLFAAVPESRSRGFRPGRFSFNVKGGRCEVCQGQGRTRVAMSFLPDVTVSCEACGGRRFNRETLGILYRGVTIADVLQMTIAEARRFFSSVPSIVRPLVVLDDLGLGYLTLGQPSPTLSGGEAQRIKLAAELTNHRAHTLYLLDEPTTGLHRADIGKLLGVLRALSHQGHTLVVIEHNLDVVAACDYVVDLGPGSGDRGGRVVFSGTPEEMMQGANGSLTAQALRRHMNKAQEMSDDDA; encoded by the coding sequence ATGGATCTGAAACAGTTTGCCGAAGAAGCCGCGGCTATTCGCCTGCGCGGCGTGCGCCAGCATAACCTTAAGAATCTGAATCTTGACATTCCCTTGTATCATCTCATTGCCATAAGCGGTGTCAGCGGCTCCGGAAAATCCAGCCTTGCTCTGCACACCTTGTACGCCGAAGGCCAACGGCGCTATATAGAGACCTTTTCACCCTATGCCCGTCAGTTTCTGGAGAGAATGGATCGGCCCGACGCGGATGCCATTGAAGGCATTCCTCCATCCATTGCCATCGAATCGGCCGTCACGGTGCGCAGTTCCCGTTCCACTGTAGGAACCATGACCGAAATTACCGATCATTTGAAGTACTTATACGCCTTGGCAGCCGTACCCCATTGTCCCAAGTGCGGTGATCCCATTCGTCAAGAAGACCCCGAATCGGTTTTGGAACGCCTTAAAGATCTTCCAGCAACGGCCCGAGTTCTTGTGGCTTTTCCGTATCGCTCCACGGGAAAAAAATGGGTGCAGGACCTGGTGTCTCAAGGTTTCTTGCGCGTCTATGTCTCAAACACCGTCCTCGACCTGGAAACCCTTTCCCGAAAAGAAATAGCCGAAACGTCCGAAAAAGAAATCTTCGTTGTGGTAGACCGTCTGGCATGGGCCAAAGCGGAACCACCCCGAGTGCTGGACTCGCTCCGAACCGCTTTCATGATGGGGCGTGGGGAAGCGGCGGTCGTGGTGATGGAAGGCGAAACCTTCAGATTTTCCCAAGACTTGAGATGTGCCAGGTGCGGTGTAGGTGTGGAGCCACCATCTCCGAATCTTTTTTCATTCAACAGCCCCTTGGGGGCATGCCCCCAATGCCGAGGGTTCGGGCGCATTATTGATGTGGATTTGGATTTGGTGATTCCGGACCAGAAGCTTTCCCTGAAACAGGGAGCGATTCGTCCCTGGACACCGGACCGCATGGAATATGAAGAGCTTCTGGATTTTTGCCGCAAGGAAAACATTCCAATCCATGTGCCCTTTCGGGAATTGTCCGAAGAGGATCGTCGGAAAATCATAGAAGGCCACAAAGATTGGTATGGCATTCGCGGTTTTTTTCAATGGTTGGAATCCAAAACTTACAAGATGCATGTGCGGGTGTTTCTATCTCGGTATCGAGCTTATGTGCCGTGTTCCTTGTGTGGAGGCAGGCGGTATCGAGACGCCGCGCGAGTGTATCGGCTTCATGGTGTGACCATTGATGAGCTGTGTTCCTGGTCCGTAAAGCGCTGTTTAGCTTTTTTCGTGGACCTGGCCGAGACCTACCCAAAAGAATCGGCTCCAGCCTTGCTGGTCTCCGAAATTCACCATCGGCTTCAGTTCCTTTCTGATGTGGGCCTGGATTATCTGACCCTGGACCGCCAGTCGCGAACCCTTTCCGGCGGCGAAGTTCAGCGTGTCCATTTGACTCGAGCCTTGGGCTCAGCCCTTACCAACGTCCTGTATGTCCTTGATGAGCCCAGCGTTGGGCTGCATGCCAGGGATCAGGAGCGGTTGATGGGTCCGTTGCGCCGGCTGGTGTCCTTGGGAAATACCGTCATTTTTGTGGAACATGATCCGGACATGCTCCGCAAGGCCGATGTGGTGATCGATATGGGGCCCGGAGGAGGTGACCAGGGCGGTGAGATCCTCTACACGGGCTCACCCCAAGGGCTTGCGCATGTGCCTCAGAGCCTGACGGGACGCTATCTTCAAGCAGCGGAAAACTTTTCCGATCCAGGTCAAAAACGCCGTCCTGTGTCGAGATTCGGGAGATCGATCATCGTCAAGGGCGCTACGGAAAACAATCTCAAGAACCTTACTGTTTCCTTCCCTCTGGGCTGTCTGATCGGCGTGAGCGGGGTTTCCGGTTCCGGGAAAAGCACGCTTGTGGAAACCGTTTTGTACAATGGTTGGCGACGTCTTCGAGGGCTTCCTGGTGAGCCCGCCGGCCGATTTGAGTCCATGAAAGGGATTCATGCCGTGTCCGACATGATTTTGGTGGATCAAAAACCCGTGGGACGGTCTCCTCGAGCGAATCTGCTCACCTACACGAAGGTCCTGGATCCTCTAAGAAAGCTTTTTGCAGCCACTCCCGAGGCACGGCTTCGAGGCTACGGAGAGGGACATTTTTCATTTAATGTTCCCGGAGGCCGTTGTGATCAATGCAAGGGAGAAGGATTTCTCAAGGTAGAGATGCAGTTCCTTGCGGATGTTTACGTGAGATGTCCGGTCTGCGATGGCCGCCGTTTTCGTCGCGAGGTGCTGGATGTTCGTCTCAGAGGCTTATCCATAGCCGATGTTTTGGAGAAAACAGCTCGGGAACTTCTTGAAGTCTTTGACGACGTGGATTCCATTAGAAAGGCTCTGGAACCGGTCACCGCTATCGGGTTGGACTACCTTCGACTGGGACAACCCTTGACGATGCTCTCGGGAGGAGAAGCTCAACGTGTCAAACTTCTTCGCTATTTAAGTGGTCATGAACCTGTTTCGAAAAACAAAGGCATTTTTTTTATCCTGGATGAACCTACGGTAGGTCTCCACCCTCACGATCTCCAGAAACTCATCACCATTCTCCACCAGCTGGTGGAAAAGGGACATACGGTCCTGGTTGTGGAACACAATCTGGAACTGTTAAGGGCATGCGATTGGATCATCGATCTGGGGCCCGAAGGAGGCGAGGACGGAGGGCGTCTGGTGGTTTGCGGGACCCCGGAACAGGTAGCGACCCATGAAGGCAGCCATACCGGGCGATATCTTCGAGAACGCGGGTTTGTCAAAGGGGACGCGATCACCTCCAAAACTGAAAATTATAATTATAGCCCCATTTCCAAACCGCAGCATGGGGAAAAGCCCAGCCATATCATTGTTCGAGGAGCCCGTGAGCACAATCTCAAGGTTCAGGAACTGCAACTCCCTCTCAACCGAATGACCGTTTTAACGGGACTCAGCGGTTCCGGGAAATCGTCTCTGGCTTTCGACATCCTTTTTGCCGAAGGCCAAAGGCGGTACCTGGAATGCTTATCCACCTTCGTTCGTCAGTATTTCAAAATTATGGAAAAGCCGGATGTGGATCAAATTCTGGGCCTTCCTCCCACGGTGGCCATTGAACAGAGAACATCGCAGCTGGGTCGAAAATCCACTGTGGGAACCATCACAGAAATTTACCATTTCCTCCGTCTGGCCTTTGCCCGATTAGGCCATCAACACTGTGTTGTGTGCGGTCTACCTCTCCAAGCCATGAACCCGGAAACCATTGTGCATAGGGTGGAAATGGTCTTGAAGGAACGTCCAGGGCTTTTGCTTGCTCCTTTGGTGCGAGGCCGAAAAGGTATCTACAAGGATCTTTTTCTTCGATTACGCACGATGGGTTTTAAAAAAGTGCGCATCGACGGTGTGGTGCAGCCTCTGGCACCTCTGGTTCCCACGATCGCTCGACATCGAGAACATGACATTGAAGTCGTCGTACTGGACACGGAGGCCGGCCCCAGGTCCAGTGATGGGTCTTGGCAGAGACTTATTCGGGAGGCGCTCAGGCTGGGGGGAGGCACCATCATCGTCTCGAGTGCCGAGGATTTTTTCTTCAGCCAACACTTAATGTGTCCCAAATGCGAAAAGAGTTATGCTCCGCTGGATCCGCGACTTTTTTCGTTTAACAGCCGTCACGGCATGTGCATGCGGTGTGAAGGGACCGGTTTGGACGGAGAACGTCCATGCCCGGAATGCGATGGCAGCCGCCTCAATGCTCAAGCACGTGCCGTGCGGTTGAAAGGCTTTTCCATCACCGAACTCGCGGACCTTCCTCTGGGCGTCTTTCAGAATACGTGGAACAATCTTTCCTTTGAAGGGATCGAAAGGCCCGTGGCGGATCCAATATCTCGGGAAATAAATGAAAGAGTCGGCTTTCTCATGAATGTCGGATTGGACTATCTCACACTGAACCGATCCGGAGAAACCCTGTCAGGAGGGGAGGCCCAACGTATTCGTTTGGCGGCCCAGCTGGGATCCAATCTTCGCGGTGTATGTTACATCCTCGATGAACCTACCATCGGCCTGCATCCCGTGGATCATCAGAAGCTTTTGAAAAATTTAAGAAGATTGACAGATAAAGGAAACACGGTCCTTGTGGTGGAACATGACGAGGACAGCATGCGGGCGGCGGACCATGTGGTGGAACTGGGCCCTGGGGCCGGCGGCGATGGAGGTCGTGTGGTGGCGCAGGGGCGTTTTCTGGATCTGGTGCAAAGTTCGGATACTCTCACTGGCACATGGTTCGGGAGATCCTCCTTTTCATGGATTTCGACACCCAAACGTTCAATTCCTGGGCTGGACGGATGGCTTGTGCTTCGAGGTGCTCATGCCAACAACCTCAAAAACATTGATGTTCGCATTCCTCTAGGAGCCTTTGTCTGTGTCACCGGAGTTTCGGGATCGGGAAAAAGTTCTTTGGTCTATGATGTCCTCAAAGAGGCTCTAAAAGCCGTTCGAACCACCGGGCGCCTGAGCGAAAAGATTCCTTTGAATTCCCTCGAGGGCTACGAGGTAGTTCGGCGTCTGGTGGAAGTGGATCACACACCCATCGGTAGAACACCTCGATCCACACCTGCGACCTATGTAGGCATATGGGATGAAATCCGAAAACTTTTTGCCGCCGTGCCTGAAAGCCGGTCACGTGGATTTCGACCGGGCCGTTTTTCTTTTAACGTCAAAGGGGGGCGCTGTGAGGTTTGTCAGGGGCAAGGACGCACCCGTGTCGCTATGAGTTTTCTTCCGGACGTGACCGTATCCTGTGAGGCTTGCGGTGGGCGGCGTTTCAACAGGGAAACCCTGGGGATTCTTTATCGAGGAGTCACCATTGCCGATGTCTTGCAAATGACCATTGCTGAAGCCCGCCGTTTCTTTTCTTCGGTTCCCTCCATTGTGCGCCCTTTGGTGGTGTTGGATGATCTGGGTCTCGGGTATTTGACTTTGGGACAGCCGAGCCCGACCCTTTCCGGAGGGGAAGCTCAACGCATCAAACTGGCCGCGGAATTGACCAATCACCGAGCCCATACGCTCTATTTGTTGGATGAGCCCACCACCGGATTGCATCGCGCTGATATCGGCAAACTCTTGGGGGTGCTCCGTGCCCTGAGCCATCAAGGTCATACCCTTGTGGTTATCGAACATAATTTGGATGTGGTGGCCGCCTGCGATTATGTGGTGGATCTAGGACCGGGCAGCGGGGACCGTGGAGGGCGTGTGGTGTTCAGCGGTACCCCCGAGGAGATGATGCAGGGTGCCAATGGGTCCTTGACCGCGCAGGCCCTTCGACGTCACATGAACAAGGCTCAAGAAATGAGCGACGATGATGCGTGA
- a CDS encoding CDP-archaeol synthase, translating to MHLQNFLSTLVLLWFINFAPPLLAFLLDTRWSIPLDRGRLFLDGKPLFGPHKTIRGIFSAVVTGFVVAPLVGLPWFVGGGAAVLSMAGDLFSSFIKRRLDLPSGSAVPVLDQLFEGAFPLIILSSWVGTHPATLLSLVVIFCVGAYAGSHFFKKILLQQPFEGYPRPVKSRVRFRELTSCQIRSAPWAHMFHFEDVVMYRLVMNSVFRWLGLLEPGKINALNIRIQRLNLSFSDLPEAFDNYKLLLMTDLHLDGLDGLVERLQGFLAEEPVDLCLLGGDYRMENYGPSDQAVERLRRLVPHIRAQDGILAVLGNHDCPEMVAALKEDRIRFLVNEAHCVHRNSERLCVVGLDDPHYFRADDMEQALSQVPPESFMILLVHSPEVADEAARYGVRLYLCGHTHAGQIQLPRIGPLFTHSRSPRSLVQGLWKHNNMIGYTSAGVGVSGSPVRFRTRGEIVFITLKKAFEPSSHTSA from the coding sequence ATGCACTTGCAGAATTTTTTGAGCACTCTCGTGCTTCTGTGGTTCATTAACTTTGCACCTCCTTTGCTAGCCTTTTTATTAGACACACGCTGGTCCATACCCTTGGACCGAGGTCGTCTCTTTTTGGATGGCAAGCCTCTTTTTGGACCCCACAAGACGATTCGAGGTATTTTCAGTGCCGTGGTTACGGGGTTCGTGGTCGCGCCACTTGTGGGCTTACCCTGGTTTGTGGGGGGCGGAGCGGCGGTGTTGAGCATGGCCGGAGACCTTTTTTCCAGCTTTATCAAACGGCGACTCGATCTGCCTAGCGGCAGTGCGGTGCCTGTTTTGGACCAGCTCTTTGAAGGCGCGTTTCCCCTCATCATCCTTTCTTCTTGGGTAGGCACCCATCCCGCGACGCTTTTGAGCTTGGTTGTGATCTTTTGCGTGGGTGCCTATGCGGGTTCCCATTTTTTCAAAAAGATTTTGTTGCAGCAACCTTTTGAAGGTTATCCTCGACCTGTCAAGTCGCGTGTTCGCTTTCGGGAACTTACAAGCTGCCAGATTCGTTCAGCACCTTGGGCACACATGTTTCATTTTGAAGACGTGGTCATGTATCGCCTGGTCATGAACTCCGTCTTTCGGTGGCTCGGGCTCTTGGAGCCGGGCAAAATCAATGCGCTGAACATCAGAATCCAACGCTTGAACCTGAGTTTCTCTGATCTTCCCGAAGCTTTTGACAACTACAAGCTGTTGCTCATGACAGATTTGCATCTGGATGGACTGGACGGATTGGTGGAGCGGCTGCAGGGCTTCCTGGCCGAAGAACCTGTGGATTTGTGCCTCCTGGGAGGCGATTATCGCATGGAAAATTACGGCCCCAGTGATCAAGCCGTCGAACGTCTGCGACGCCTCGTGCCGCATATTCGTGCTCAGGATGGTATTCTAGCCGTCCTGGGCAATCACGACTGTCCCGAAATGGTGGCCGCTTTGAAAGAGGACAGGATTCGCTTCCTTGTCAATGAAGCCCATTGTGTTCATCGGAACTCAGAACGGTTATGCGTTGTCGGCTTAGACGATCCGCACTACTTTCGTGCCGACGATATGGAGCAAGCCCTAAGCCAAGTTCCTCCCGAATCCTTCATGATTCTCTTGGTTCATTCTCCTGAAGTCGCCGATGAGGCTGCTCGTTATGGTGTGCGTCTTTATCTATGCGGTCATACCCACGCCGGCCAGATTCAGCTTCCACGGATCGGGCCTCTTTTCACCCACAGTCGTTCTCCGCGCTCCCTGGTCCAGGGACTCTGGAAACATAACAATATGATCGGTTATACCAGTGCGGGCGTCGGTGTTTCCGGGTCTCCTGTGCGATTTCGCACCCGTGGAGAGATTGTTTTCATTACCCTCAAAAAAGCGTTTGAACCATCAAGCCACACTTCTGCGTGA